The following coding sequences are from one Treponema parvum window:
- a CDS encoding sugar phosphate isomerase/epimerase family protein, translated as MKYGYCTGFSTEPRFGLGLEFLDMIREAGFDYVEFPLMNFYEMPESEFSSVVEKTEKSDIKSLAACNFFPADIKLVGKGIDVNKTASYLDSILPRLKRLGILKIILGSGPSRTFGPEQTRKEAFDQFVGILKDVILPRTKRAGMLVCIEPFDKTCCNLIVSASEGLELVRTVHDDGLEMMVDLFHMMSNGESLDSLKSCVDHVRHVHIAGFNRRIPEESDEYVFNALNILFKLGYEETVSFETEKPKTWKDASRALSKIKNLFGR; from the coding sequence ATGAAATACGGCTACTGCACAGGTTTTTCCACGGAACCTCGTTTCGGGCTCGGCCTTGAGTTCCTTGACATGATTAGGGAAGCGGGCTTCGACTATGTGGAATTCCCATTGATGAATTTTTACGAAATGCCGGAATCCGAATTTTCTAGCGTTGTCGAAAAGACGGAAAAATCGGACATCAAAAGCCTTGCAGCCTGTAACTTTTTTCCGGCGGATATCAAACTTGTGGGAAAAGGAATTGACGTTAACAAGACGGCTTCATATTTGGACAGTATTCTTCCAAGACTTAAAAGGCTTGGGATCCTAAAAATAATACTCGGAAGCGGCCCTTCAAGGACATTCGGCCCGGAGCAGACAAGGAAAGAAGCTTTCGATCAGTTCGTAGGGATACTTAAAGACGTCATTCTTCCTAGGACAAAGCGTGCGGGAATGCTTGTTTGCATTGAACCGTTTGATAAAACCTGCTGCAATTTAATCGTTTCGGCTTCGGAAGGCCTTGAGCTTGTGAGGACTGTGCATGACGACGGCCTTGAGATGATGGTCGATTTGTTTCACATGATGTCCAACGGAGAATCCCTTGATTCTCTTAAATCCTGTGTTGACCATGTAAGACATGTACATATTGCCGGTTTTAACAGGCGTATTCCCGAAGAATCCGACGAATACGTTTTTAATGCGCTCAATATTCTTTTTAAACTCGGTTATGAGGAAACCGTTTCTTTTGAAACGGAAAAGCCTAAGACATGGAAAGATGCAAGCCGGGCGCTGTCGAAGATTAAAAACCTGTTTGGTAGGTAA
- a CDS encoding Gfo/Idh/MocA family protein, translating to MKKKGFGIIGLGMISEFHAKAIEHIDGARLIAGFDPVPGKAGAFAQKHGCMGYENLADFLNNPEIDIVTIATPSGLHLDGAVASAKAGKHVIVEKPLEVTPERCKVIIDACKKNKVKLTGVFPSRYHDASRIVKKAIESGRFGKIAFADAQIKWCRSQEYYDSGAWRGTWKMDGGGCLMNQGIHAIDLLQWFMGPVKEVSAFIGTVGHKRIEVEDTAAVALKFANGAVGTIEGTTCAYPGFFKRIEIMGTEGTAVMEEENIVKWEFSNETDEDERIRAEYGNATLTGGGAPDPSAIGFHGHQRLFESFINAVDTDSEPDITGESASRAVEIICAAYKSARLGKKCSLPLERK from the coding sequence ATGAAAAAAAAAGGTTTTGGGATAATAGGACTGGGAATGATCTCGGAGTTCCACGCAAAGGCGATCGAGCATATTGACGGCGCCCGGCTTATAGCCGGGTTTGACCCTGTTCCCGGCAAGGCGGGGGCGTTTGCCCAAAAGCACGGTTGCATGGGATATGAAAATTTGGCGGATTTTCTTAATAATCCTGAAATCGATATTGTGACGATTGCCACCCCTTCAGGGCTTCATCTTGACGGAGCCGTCGCTTCCGCAAAAGCCGGAAAACATGTCATTGTTGAAAAACCGCTTGAAGTAACGCCCGAAAGATGCAAGGTCATTATAGACGCCTGTAAAAAAAATAAGGTAAAATTGACAGGCGTTTTTCCTTCCAGATATCACGATGCTTCCCGAATAGTAAAAAAGGCAATTGAAAGCGGAAGATTCGGCAAGATCGCATTTGCGGACGCTCAGATAAAATGGTGCCGGAGTCAAGAATATTACGACAGCGGAGCTTGGAGGGGAACATGGAAGATGGACGGGGGCGGCTGCTTGATGAATCAGGGCATACATGCGATAGATCTGCTCCAGTGGTTTATGGGGCCTGTCAAAGAAGTGTCCGCTTTTATCGGAACCGTAGGACATAAGAGAATCGAAGTTGAGGACACCGCCGCGGTTGCCCTTAAATTCGCAAACGGCGCGGTGGGAACTATAGAAGGCACTACGTGCGCATATCCGGGTTTTTTTAAGCGAATTGAAATAATGGGCACGGAAGGCACCGCCGTCATGGAAGAAGAAAATATTGTAAAATGGGAGTTTTCAAACGAAACGGATGAAGACGAGCGGATTAGAGCGGAGTACGGCAATGCGACTTTAACAGGAGGCGGAGCTCCCGATCCGTCTGCTATAGGATTCCACGGCCATCAGAGGCTTTTTGAATCGTTCATAAACGCCGTTGACACCGACTCCGAACCGGACATAACCGGCGAGAGCGCAAGCCGTGCAGTCGAAATAATATGCGCCGCATATAAAAGCGCCCGGCTCGGTAAAAAATGCTCTTTGCCCTTGGAACGAAAATAA
- a CDS encoding tripartite tricarboxylate transporter substrate-binding protein, translated as MKKVVWFLTVFLLASSVFAGGQKESGTLKWPEKEITVICPWAVGGVADIVNRKMSTFGSKYFGVPVIATNELGAGGNIALTNYLKNEPNSYNLIFGGEGGFSIAPNIAGSEAIRFKYSDFEPIVNIYSAIFVMTANAKLNINNLDDLKAYGQGKKLKIAVNGAAGSEAFLVKALFKELGIEYELVSYNGANLALDAAAKGEALFAVSHQSQAKGNVEAGILKPIVVFNKDGVNNNVYNVRGVGSYGIKAYYPNTCCLFARKGTDPAVIGKIRDAYLKILQEPEVVELFKNLMIEANPMDKAEYDAHIQNVIDIVNANK; from the coding sequence ATGAAAAAAGTTGTATGGTTTTTAACCGTGTTTTTGCTAGCGTCGTCGGTATTTGCCGGCGGACAAAAAGAGTCCGGAACCTTAAAATGGCCTGAAAAAGAAATTACCGTGATTTGCCCGTGGGCCGTCGGCGGCGTTGCCGATATAGTAAACAGAAAAATGTCAACTTTCGGTTCCAAATATTTTGGAGTTCCCGTAATTGCTACCAATGAATTGGGTGCCGGAGGGAACATTGCATTAACGAATTACTTAAAAAACGAACCCAATTCTTATAATTTAATTTTCGGAGGAGAAGGCGGTTTTTCAATTGCCCCGAATATCGCAGGATCCGAAGCTATCCGATTCAAGTATTCCGATTTTGAACCTATTGTAAACATATATTCGGCTATATTTGTTATGACGGCAAATGCAAAACTCAATATCAATAACCTTGATGACCTTAAAGCCTACGGACAGGGAAAAAAACTCAAGATTGCGGTAAACGGCGCGGCCGGATCCGAAGCTTTTTTAGTAAAGGCCTTATTTAAAGAGCTGGGTATTGAATATGAACTGGTAAGCTACAACGGCGCAAATCTGGCTCTGGATGCGGCGGCAAAGGGAGAAGCCCTATTTGCAGTTTCCCACCAGTCGCAGGCAAAGGGGAATGTGGAAGCCGGAATTTTAAAACCTATCGTGGTGTTCAACAAAGACGGCGTAAACAACAACGTTTATAATGTTAGAGGCGTGGGTTCTTACGGAATCAAGGCCTATTATCCTAACACTTGCTGTCTTTTTGCCAGAAAAGGAACGGATCCCGCAGTTATCGGCAAAATTCGCGACGCTTATTTAAAAATTTTGCAGGAACCGGAAGTCGTCGAACTTTTTAAGAACTTAATGATAGAAGCAAACCCCATGGACAAGGCTGAATACGACGCTCATATTCAGAACGTAATAGACATTGTTAATGCTAATAAATAA
- a CDS encoding tripartite tricarboxylate transporter TctB family protein — protein MNRITVFFDKINKGLDDIGERLEGKTISFNANILGSLLFIIFSSVFIFIMPEQIKITGSSAINAQTFPLLLLRIILFCSIFIFVKEVIKIIAKKKTEKVTIEILTELRALLIFIILLAYFFTIKLLGFIVSSMIFGVAMTFYFRVRKWHYYLIVLASAVIIGLVFREVLHVRLP, from the coding sequence ATGAATAGAATAACTGTGTTTTTTGATAAAATAAATAAGGGCTTGGACGATATAGGTGAGCGCCTGGAGGGGAAAACAATCAGCTTTAATGCGAATATTCTAGGTTCCCTTTTGTTTATAATATTTTCTTCCGTCTTTATTTTTATCATGCCGGAACAAATAAAAATTACCGGCTCGTCCGCTATAAATGCGCAGACGTTTCCTCTTTTACTGCTTAGAATAATATTATTCTGTTCAATTTTTATTTTTGTAAAAGAAGTGATAAAGATCATCGCAAAGAAAAAAACTGAAAAAGTAACGATTGAAATTTTAACGGAATTAAGGGCGTTGCTCATTTTTATAATTTTGCTGGCTTATTTTTTTACGATAAAGCTTTTGGGTTTTATCGTAAGTTCAATGATTTTCGGCGTTGCCATGACTTTTTACTTTAGAGTCAGAAAATGGCATTATTACCTGATAGTTTTAGCTTCTGCAGTAATAATCGGCTTAGTGTTCCGAGAAGTTTTACACGTTCGTTTACCGTAA
- a CDS encoding tripartite tricarboxylate transporter permease: protein MDLFIQGFKVFFNIPNFIWMNIGLLLGVIFGAVPGLTVILCIVLFLPLTYTMNPIESFMFLLGIYCAGGYGGSISAILIKTPGTPHAAATMIDGYPMSQRGQSRKALNIALQASTFGGFFSALALLFFAPQFAKFAQKMGTPEYFLVCLFGLTIIAGVSGKSLVKGIISGALGLFISSVGLDPVNGQPRYIFGNINLYSGFDIVICLIGIFALSEILARGKREEILKADAKILKQDKGKISKAEYKLMALPSLISAAIGVVIGIIPGTGATMASFFSYNNAKNMSKTPEKFGDGAIEGIAAAETANNAVTGATLIPLLTMGIPGDGCVAIMLGALMVHNLTPGPNLFVEHGVTMYAIMIGLLFVNLFMFLQGRYLTGVFAKVINIPLAILTPIIVMFCFAGAFSVNTSTIDIFISLCFALLAYVLIKVDFPTIPILLGLVLGDITEENFRRSLVLSDGSSKIFASSPICIAFIALIALTLAIVIYGKIRDFKKDN, encoded by the coding sequence ATGGATCTGTTTATACAAGGATTTAAAGTTTTTTTTAACATCCCGAATTTTATATGGATGAATATAGGGCTTTTATTGGGAGTCATTTTCGGAGCGGTCCCCGGCCTTACCGTAATATTGTGCATAGTTTTATTTTTACCTCTCACTTATACGATGAACCCGATCGAATCCTTTATGTTTTTGCTCGGAATTTATTGCGCCGGAGGCTACGGCGGCTCGATATCCGCCATTCTCATTAAGACCCCCGGTACTCCGCACGCTGCCGCTACCATGATTGACGGATATCCCATGTCTCAGCGCGGGCAAAGCAGAAAGGCGTTAAATATTGCGCTCCAAGCTTCCACGTTCGGAGGATTTTTTTCAGCGTTAGCTCTTTTATTTTTTGCTCCCCAGTTTGCAAAATTTGCTCAAAAGATGGGCACGCCCGAATATTTTTTGGTCTGTCTTTTCGGCCTTACGATCATCGCCGGGGTTTCAGGCAAAAGTCTGGTAAAGGGTATAATTTCAGGCGCTTTGGGACTTTTTATTTCTTCAGTGGGACTTGACCCTGTGAACGGACAGCCGCGCTATATTTTCGGTAATATAAATTTGTATTCGGGATTTGACATTGTTATATGTTTGATCGGAATTTTCGCTTTAAGCGAAATACTTGCGCGCGGTAAAAGAGAAGAAATTCTTAAAGCTGACGCAAAAATTCTTAAACAGGACAAGGGTAAAATCAGCAAAGCCGAATATAAACTTATGGCGCTTCCCTCTCTTATTTCCGCGGCGATCGGTGTGGTCATCGGAATTATTCCCGGAACGGGAGCTACTATGGCTTCTTTTTTCAGTTATAACAACGCAAAAAACATGTCTAAAACTCCTGAAAAATTCGGCGATGGGGCGATCGAAGGAATTGCCGCTGCAGAAACGGCGAATAATGCGGTTACCGGCGCCACTTTGATTCCTCTTCTTACGATGGGAATACCGGGCGACGGCTGCGTTGCGATTATGCTAGGCGCCTTGATGGTGCACAATTTAACTCCGGGACCTAATTTATTTGTAGAACACGGTGTTACAATGTATGCGATCATGATAGGGCTGTTGTTCGTCAACTTGTTTATGTTCTTACAGGGAAGATATTTGACGGGTGTTTTTGCCAAAGTTATCAACATTCCTCTTGCGATACTGACGCCTATCATAGTCATGTTCTGTTTTGCAGGTGCATTCAGTGTAAACACTTCCACGATAGACATTTTTATTTCTCTTTGTTTTGCGCTTTTGGCTTACGTTCTTATAAAAGTTGATTTTCCAACCATTCCCATTTTGCTGGGATTGGTACTGGGCGACATAACCGAAGAAAATTTTAGGCGGAGTTTGGTTTTGTCAGACGGCTCGTCGAAAATCTTTGCTTCAAGCCCAATATGCATCGCTTTTATAGCTTTAATAGCGCTTACGCTTGCAATCGTTATTTACGGTAAAATTAGAGATTTTAAAAAGGACAATTAA
- a CDS encoding sulfatase-like hydrolase/transferase has translation MDKKYNIVFYFSDQQRADTCGCYGQKLDITPNLDRFAQEGVLFENAFTPQPVCGPCRAIFQTGLYATSTGCFRNNKMLPINFKTVANYMEGAGYETAYVGKWHLASEGALESKPVIDYQTKAIPPELRGGYTGFWRASDVLEFTSDGEGGFVFDENMQKHEFKGYRCSCITDYALEFLEQYKKDKHKPFFLTVSHIEPHHQNNANHYQGPAGSKEKYKNFIPPEDLKAISGGDWQEEYPDYLGACNSVDENFGRIIAKLKEIGVYDDTVIIYTSDHGSHFRTRNKDANLNGHDDYKRTCHESAIHIPLVISGGPFKCKGKRIKELVSTVSIPKTVVTLAGLDVDNYMEGERLQDLAAGKTDKLKDGEPKGWHARKNEVFLQISESRVGRCIRTPDWKYSVVAPNLNGGEKGGSDYYVDDFLYDLKSDPYELTNLAHNKDYVNIKSELRKKLIGWIKDVEGLEVNIGD, from the coding sequence ATGGATAAAAAATATAACATAGTATTTTATTTTTCGGATCAGCAGAGAGCCGATACCTGCGGATGTTACGGTCAAAAACTTGATATAACTCCGAATCTTGACCGGTTTGCGCAAGAGGGTGTTTTGTTTGAAAACGCCTTTACGCCGCAGCCCGTTTGCGGACCTTGCAGGGCAATATTTCAAACGGGGCTTTATGCTACTTCTACGGGATGCTTTAGAAACAACAAGATGCTTCCCATAAATTTTAAAACCGTCGCTAACTATATGGAAGGAGCGGGATATGAAACGGCTTACGTGGGTAAGTGGCACCTTGCCAGCGAAGGAGCGCTTGAAAGCAAGCCCGTAATAGACTATCAGACAAAAGCGATTCCTCCCGAACTCAGGGGTGGATATACCGGCTTTTGGCGGGCAAGCGACGTTCTTGAATTTACTTCGGACGGGGAAGGCGGTTTTGTGTTTGATGAAAACATGCAAAAGCACGAATTCAAAGGTTACCGCTGCAGCTGCATCACCGATTACGCCCTTGAATTTTTAGAGCAATATAAAAAAGATAAACACAAACCGTTTTTTTTAACGGTCAGTCATATCGAACCCCATCATCAAAACAACGCCAATCACTATCAGGGCCCTGCCGGCAGCAAAGAAAAATATAAAAACTTTATTCCGCCGGAAGATCTCAAAGCTATTTCGGGCGGGGATTGGCAGGAAGAATATCCGGACTACTTGGGCGCTTGTAATTCCGTGGATGAAAATTTCGGGCGAATTATTGCAAAGCTTAAGGAAATAGGCGTTTACGACGATACCGTCATTATTTACACTTCCGATCACGGATCCCATTTTAGAACGCGCAATAAAGACGCTAATTTAAATGGTCACGACGATTATAAGAGGACTTGCCATGAGTCTGCGATTCACATACCGCTAGTAATTTCCGGGGGACCGTTCAAGTGCAAAGGGAAAAGGATAAAAGAACTTGTTTCCACCGTTTCCATTCCTAAAACCGTAGTTACGCTTGCCGGGCTTGACGTGGACAATTATATGGAAGGAGAGCGGCTTCAGGATTTGGCTGCCGGAAAGACGGACAAATTAAAAGACGGCGAACCGAAGGGATGGCATGCACGAAAAAACGAAGTATTTTTGCAGATAAGCGAGAGCCGCGTCGGGCGCTGCATAAGGACGCCGGATTGGAAATATTCCGTCGTCGCTCCTAATTTAAACGGCGGCGAAAAGGGCGGAAGCGATTACTATGTGGATGATTTTTTGTACGATTTGAAGTCCGATCCTTATGAGCTTACCAACCTTGCTCATAATAAAGATTATGTTAATATTAAGAGCGAGCTTAGAAAAAAATTGATCGGTTGGATCAAAGACGTTGAAGGACTTGAAGTAAATATCGGAGATTGA
- a CDS encoding GntR family transcriptional regulator → MNTRIKHLVVYEYLRIYIDQNKFSSNTKLPSETFLTHKFSVCRETVRRAIKVLADKGLVYSIRGGGTYFDRAKAISFEDNKKGDRYLISLIIQGYDREANSALIKAAKSMLNTHNADIRLFYTDNKIANERNCLEFCKTGFDGMIIDGVKANIVNPNLDVYASLYAKNIPFIFYNNYYSGTNYPKIIIDDMECADLLVKELVDNGHRYICGIFLYDNYQGIMKYQGYIKAILKYNAVFDDKYVKFLISDNIERGTGFERIIWNFLKSIPRCSAIVCCNIMIYKAIKIVLAKHKLSIPENYSVVCFDYSANDYESESITCSLHPGTEIGRLLGTTIIEMIKNPNYKAKDYSCLLNPKIYKGTSVRNIT, encoded by the coding sequence ATGAACACGCGAATCAAACATTTGGTCGTTTATGAATATTTAAGGATTTATATCGACCAAAATAAATTTTCCTCGAATACGAAGCTTCCGAGTGAAACTTTTTTAACGCATAAATTTTCCGTCTGCCGTGAAACCGTCAGACGGGCCATTAAGGTGTTGGCGGATAAGGGACTTGTCTATTCGATAAGAGGAGGAGGCACTTATTTTGACAGAGCTAAGGCCATATCCTTTGAAGACAATAAAAAAGGGGATAGATATTTAATTTCTTTGATAATACAAGGATATGACCGGGAAGCCAATTCCGCACTGATAAAGGCTGCAAAATCCATGCTAAACACCCACAACGCAGACATAAGATTGTTTTATACCGACAACAAGATCGCAAACGAGAGGAATTGCCTTGAGTTTTGTAAAACGGGATTCGACGGCATGATAATAGACGGAGTAAAAGCGAATATAGTGAACCCCAACTTGGATGTCTATGCTTCGCTATACGCTAAAAACATTCCGTTCATATTCTACAATAATTATTATTCCGGCACTAATTATCCCAAGATAATTATAGACGATATGGAATGCGCTGACTTGCTTGTAAAAGAACTGGTGGACAACGGACACAGATATATATGCGGCATATTTTTATACGATAATTACCAGGGTATAATGAAATATCAAGGGTATATAAAAGCCATTTTAAAATATAATGCGGTTTTTGACGATAAATATGTAAAATTTTTGATTTCCGACAATATTGAAAGAGGAACAGGCTTTGAAAGGATAATTTGGAATTTTCTGAAATCCATACCCCGCTGCAGCGCAATAGTATGCTGCAATATAATGATCTACAAAGCGATTAAAATAGTTCTTGCAAAACATAAACTTTCAATTCCAGAAAACTATTCGGTCGTGTGTTTCGACTATTCGGCTAACGATTATGAAAGTGAAAGCATAACTTGTTCTCTGCACCCCGGAACTGAAATAGGCCGTTTGCTCGGTACAACCATTATCGAAATGATAAAAAATCCTAACTATAAGGCAAAAGACTATTCCTGTCTTTTAAACCCCAAAATTTATAAAGGTACTTCCGTAAGGAACATAACGTAA